A stretch of Imperialibacter roseus DNA encodes these proteins:
- a CDS encoding TolC family protein, producing the protein MRQLRLFIILALLSVAHLAWSQPADGGWLSLEEFYELVNKYHPIARQATLLNTRGSLAVNQARGAFDPKLVSDFSRKNFDGKNYYDIWNTYVQVPTLLNVDLKAGYERNKGLYLSPENTVPMDGLYYAGVSVPVGQGLIRNERTIGLQKGKYEALAFENEANNVLNNLFLDANYAYWWWYENHKKREAMQTNLRLIRQRFEGIRQGAISGENATIDSVEMLIQVQQWTNELREAELNLQNSTLLMQNFVWADSLDVVALRPFHQDSTISQDLDSYLDWALANHPDLKKLNIESSVLELDRRLSSDQLKPVIDVNYNMLFAGQNDLEIANYDNNYKLGVDFIFPLLLRKERAKLKIVKIKQQEYDLKITQKNREVINKIHQSYNKVYTLDDMIDQQRQIQVNYERMLQAELTKFENGESSIFLVNSRENKKLLGQIKLIELEAKYNRSLGELKWATGKLYEEIGGVE; encoded by the coding sequence ATGAGACAACTGAGGTTATTTATCATATTAGCGCTTTTGTCTGTTGCACACCTGGCGTGGTCTCAGCCTGCAGATGGAGGCTGGCTGAGCCTGGAAGAGTTTTACGAACTGGTGAACAAGTATCATCCTATTGCCAGACAGGCCACGCTGCTCAATACACGGGGAAGCCTGGCCGTCAATCAGGCCAGGGGAGCTTTCGATCCGAAGCTTGTGTCTGATTTCAGCCGGAAAAACTTTGACGGAAAGAACTACTACGACATTTGGAACACCTACGTGCAGGTGCCCACGTTGCTCAACGTAGACCTGAAGGCGGGTTATGAGCGGAACAAGGGCCTGTACCTCAGTCCTGAAAATACGGTGCCTATGGACGGCCTCTACTATGCAGGTGTTTCGGTGCCCGTGGGGCAGGGTTTGATCCGAAACGAGCGAACCATTGGGCTTCAGAAGGGTAAATATGAGGCACTGGCCTTCGAAAACGAGGCGAACAATGTGCTCAACAATCTTTTTCTGGATGCTAACTATGCCTACTGGTGGTGGTACGAAAACCACAAAAAGAGGGAGGCCATGCAAACCAACCTGAGGCTGATCAGGCAGAGGTTTGAGGGGATCAGGCAAGGCGCCATTAGTGGAGAAAATGCCACGATCGATAGTGTGGAAATGCTGATACAAGTGCAGCAATGGACCAACGAACTCAGGGAGGCGGAGCTCAACCTGCAAAACAGCACCCTGCTCATGCAAAACTTTGTTTGGGCCGATAGCCTCGACGTAGTGGCACTGCGACCTTTTCATCAAGACAGCACCATTTCCCAGGATCTGGATAGCTACCTCGACTGGGCTTTGGCCAACCACCCTGACCTGAAAAAGCTAAACATAGAAAGCAGTGTGCTTGAGCTGGACAGGAGACTGAGCAGCGATCAGCTGAAGCCTGTGATTGATGTCAATTACAATATGTTGTTTGCCGGGCAGAATGATCTGGAGATCGCCAACTACGACAACAATTACAAGCTAGGGGTAGATTTTATCTTTCCGCTGCTTTTAAGAAAGGAGAGGGCGAAGCTTAAAATTGTCAAGATAAAGCAGCAGGAGTATGACCTGAAGATCACGCAGAAGAACAGGGAAGTGATCAACAAAATCCACCAGAGCTACAACAAGGTGTATACGCTGGACGACATGATTGATCAGCAGAGGCAGATCCAGGTCAACTACGAGCGCATGCTGCAGGCGGAGCTCACCAAATTCGAGAATGGGGAGAGCTCCATTTTTCTTGTCAACAGCCGGGAAAACAAAAAGCTGCTGGGCCAGATCAAGCTGATCGAGCTTGAAGCGAAATACAACCGCTCCCTGGGAGAACTCAAATGGGCGACAGGTAAGTTGTATGAAGAGATTGGAGGAGTGGAATAG
- a CDS encoding HlyD family secretion protein has product MLNISNNSINREEILKDQSAYQDVMETSASRKLVFLLSALLFVFLVMLFFPWTQNIRARGKLTTLRPENREQNIHSMITGRIENWFVREGQLVTKGDTIVFISEVKSEYLDPMLIERSTNQTDAKKASIDTYVSKAQALAEQIAALEKNQILKTEQAENYFNQSRLKVLSDSIDFETALVNYEIAQKQFDRQQTLYDQGLKSLTELEQRKQKLQEALYKKISIENKWLASKNEFINAKLNLSVVRNEFSEKIAKAKSDRMSALSDALQAEGDFNKLSIQQSSYTKRSGFYYITAPQDGYVTKARITGIGETVKEGEAVFSFIPVNYDLAVEMYVRPIDLPLIEEGRKVQLQFDGWPALVFNGWPGMSFGTYSGRIVAYDRAASPNGQFRVLVAPDPNTAEWPQLLRLGSGTYGIALLKKVPVWYELWRNLNGFPPDFYKEEAAYNPDKKSK; this is encoded by the coding sequence ATGTTAAATATTTCAAATAATTCGATCAACCGTGAAGAGATCCTTAAGGATCAATCGGCCTATCAGGACGTGATGGAAACGTCGGCCTCCCGGAAGTTGGTCTTCCTGCTGTCGGCGCTTCTCTTTGTTTTTCTGGTGATGTTGTTTTTCCCCTGGACACAGAACATCAGGGCCCGGGGTAAACTCACTACACTCCGCCCCGAAAACAGGGAACAAAACATCCATTCGATGATTACCGGACGAATAGAAAACTGGTTTGTTCGTGAGGGGCAACTTGTGACGAAAGGGGACACTATCGTATTTATTTCGGAAGTGAAATCAGAATATTTGGACCCCATGCTTATTGAGCGATCGACTAATCAAACGGATGCAAAAAAGGCGTCTATTGATACCTATGTGAGCAAAGCCCAGGCGCTGGCAGAGCAAATTGCGGCCCTGGAGAAAAACCAAATATTGAAAACAGAGCAGGCAGAAAACTACTTCAATCAGTCGAGACTGAAAGTGCTATCGGACAGCATCGATTTTGAAACGGCACTGGTCAATTATGAAATAGCACAAAAGCAGTTTGACCGTCAACAGACGCTGTACGACCAGGGCCTGAAATCTTTGACGGAGCTGGAACAGAGAAAGCAGAAACTCCAGGAAGCTTTGTACAAGAAGATTTCGATAGAGAACAAGTGGCTGGCCAGCAAGAATGAATTCATCAATGCAAAGCTTAATTTAAGTGTCGTACGAAATGAGTTTTCGGAAAAAATTGCGAAAGCTAAATCCGACCGCATGTCTGCACTTTCTGACGCTTTGCAAGCTGAAGGCGACTTCAATAAGCTCTCGATACAGCAGTCCAGTTACACAAAGAGGTCTGGGTTTTATTACATCACCGCTCCTCAGGATGGTTATGTGACGAAGGCAAGGATCACCGGTATTGGGGAAACGGTGAAAGAAGGAGAGGCTGTTTTTAGCTTCATTCCCGTCAACTACGACCTCGCAGTAGAAATGTATGTGCGGCCAATTGACCTGCCATTGATTGAAGAGGGGCGTAAGGTGCAGCTGCAATTCGACGGATGGCCGGCCCTTGTTTTCAACGGGTGGCCAGGCATGTCTTTTGGCACCTATTCTGGCAGGATTGTGGCTTACGACAGGGCTGCCAGCCCCAACGGGCAGTTTCGGGTGCTTGTTGCCCCCGACCCCAATACTGCAGAGTGGCCGCAGTTGCTGCGGCTGGGCTCGGGCACCTATGGCATAGCCCTGCTTAAAAAAGTGCCGGTTTGGTACGAGCTATGGAGGAATTTGAATGGGTTTCCTCCCGATTTCTACAAAGAAGAGGCAGCCTACAATCCCGACAAAAAATCAAAATGA
- the rapA gene encoding RNA polymerase-associated protein RapA has protein sequence MENFFPNQRWTSAGEPELGVGIVTETSKGRVKLHFPIADEVRQYTVENAPLRRVVFKPGDAIADKDKRPLVVERVEADGHLFIYIGQGRQLSEADLGDVSVKHGVDDRLFMGDVDTPELFALRRKTLYYDHNRRISPINGFVGGRIDLIPHQLYIAHEVSARHAPRVLLSDQVGLGKTIEACLILHRLLLTGRISRVLILVPDSLVHQWFVEMLRRFNLWFHIYDEVRCASLDGGAPDGNPFLDDQLIICSTSFLAGSQVRASQALSAGWDMLVVDEAHHLEWSVDKVSPEYGIVELLSRVAKGLLLLTATPEQLGVESHFARLRLLDPDRYSDYDTFKNESQDYKAIANVVEALSSGKPLQAANTQLLESMFGKERIAALAKGGEVAKYNLIEDLLDQHGPGRVVFRNTRSAMSGFPKRIAHLVPIKATEQPDLWAQRLSQEYALDSETSATDGPLQKFWFEEDPRVGWLVKLMKKLKPAKAVLICRSKEKVLALEEAIGKLSGIKVGVFHEDLTIVQRDRNAAWFAEPDGARLLMCSEIGSEGRNFQFAHHLILFDLPAHPELLEQRIGRLDRIGQTEDIQIHVPYLTGSPQEVLVRWFHEGLNAFEENLEGGNQLAQLFGERLKEATQSVGSPEADRHLASLITDTAAFQQDLKKMLANGRDRLLEMNSFRPAVAKKLVEQIGEADLDTSLEKYMVQVFHHFSIDMEDLGPRTYLLQPTQANKYKFPSLPDEGISVTFDRKRALAREDMSFISWDHPMATGAMDLVLSDGAGAASYGVLRGTGESAILLEVLFVLETSGGKNIHVDRFLPATPLRVVVDHSGEDVTDDYPTELFDQQLRPGQIDDMLENDTLVDVILPNMLKAATALAEELRADEILNGLQQMRLTMDHEIGRLTALHAKNENVRPEEIELALEERAKLSSLIKDARIRMDAVQLVREGD, from the coding sequence TTGGAAAACTTCTTCCCCAATCAACGATGGACAAGTGCAGGCGAGCCCGAATTGGGCGTGGGCATCGTGACTGAGACCAGTAAAGGCCGTGTAAAGCTACACTTTCCCATCGCCGACGAGGTAAGGCAGTACACCGTGGAGAATGCTCCCCTGCGCAGAGTGGTTTTCAAACCCGGCGATGCCATTGCCGACAAGGACAAGCGTCCATTGGTGGTGGAGCGTGTGGAAGCGGACGGGCACCTATTTATCTATATCGGTCAGGGCAGGCAGCTGTCGGAGGCCGACCTTGGTGATGTGTCTGTTAAGCACGGCGTAGACGACCGCCTTTTTATGGGGGATGTCGATACACCCGAACTATTTGCCTTGCGCAGGAAGACGCTTTACTACGACCACAACCGCAGAATTTCGCCCATCAATGGGTTTGTCGGGGGGCGGATTGACCTGATACCTCATCAATTGTACATCGCCCATGAGGTGAGCGCACGGCACGCCCCCCGGGTGCTGCTGTCGGACCAGGTTGGGCTCGGAAAAACCATCGAAGCCTGTTTGATTTTGCACCGGCTGCTGCTGACCGGGCGTATTTCCAGGGTGCTGATTCTCGTGCCCGACTCACTGGTTCACCAGTGGTTTGTGGAAATGCTCAGGCGGTTTAATCTATGGTTCCATATTTACGACGAAGTGCGCTGTGCTTCACTCGATGGCGGTGCCCCCGATGGCAACCCGTTTCTCGACGACCAGTTGATTATTTGCAGCACGTCTTTCTTAGCTGGTTCGCAAGTGCGGGCCAGTCAGGCGCTTTCTGCCGGTTGGGACATGCTGGTGGTAGATGAAGCCCACCATTTGGAATGGTCGGTGGACAAAGTCAGCCCTGAATATGGCATTGTGGAGCTTTTGAGCCGGGTAGCAAAAGGACTACTGCTTTTGACGGCCACACCGGAGCAATTGGGCGTAGAAAGCCATTTCGCACGGCTTCGGTTGTTGGATCCAGACAGGTACTCTGACTACGACACCTTCAAAAATGAATCGCAGGACTATAAAGCGATTGCCAATGTAGTAGAAGCACTCTCTTCAGGAAAACCCTTGCAGGCGGCCAATACGCAGTTGCTAGAATCGATGTTTGGCAAGGAAAGGATAGCAGCCCTTGCCAAAGGCGGAGAGGTGGCAAAGTACAACCTTATCGAAGATTTGCTCGACCAACACGGGCCGGGCAGGGTGGTCTTTCGAAATACCCGGTCGGCAATGAGCGGATTCCCAAAGAGAATAGCGCATCTTGTGCCTATCAAGGCGACTGAGCAGCCTGACTTGTGGGCACAGCGGTTGTCGCAGGAATACGCCCTCGACTCAGAGACATCAGCGACTGATGGCCCATTGCAAAAATTTTGGTTTGAAGAAGACCCCAGGGTGGGCTGGCTGGTGAAGCTGATGAAGAAGCTGAAGCCTGCAAAAGCAGTGCTGATTTGCCGGAGCAAAGAAAAAGTGCTGGCCCTGGAGGAGGCTATTGGGAAGCTCAGCGGCATCAAAGTGGGCGTTTTCCACGAAGACCTCACCATTGTGCAGCGAGACCGCAATGCGGCCTGGTTTGCCGAACCCGATGGTGCCCGCTTGCTCATGTGTTCTGAAATAGGCAGCGAAGGACGAAATTTTCAATTTGCCCATCACCTCATTTTGTTCGATTTACCGGCGCACCCAGAGTTGCTGGAGCAAAGGATCGGACGATTGGATCGGATAGGGCAAACGGAAGACATCCAGATTCATGTGCCTTACCTGACGGGCAGCCCACAGGAAGTGCTTGTGAGGTGGTTTCATGAAGGGCTCAATGCCTTTGAAGAAAACCTGGAAGGTGGCAACCAGCTGGCGCAGTTATTTGGCGAGCGGTTGAAGGAAGCCACACAGTCGGTTGGGTCACCTGAGGCAGACAGACACCTGGCATCCCTTATTACTGACACGGCTGCCTTCCAACAAGACCTCAAAAAAATGCTCGCCAATGGCCGGGATCGATTGCTCGAGATGAACTCTTTTCGACCGGCTGTGGCCAAAAAACTGGTGGAACAAATCGGAGAAGCAGACCTCGATACAAGTCTGGAGAAGTACATGGTGCAGGTTTTTCACCATTTTTCTATTGATATGGAAGACCTCGGCCCCCGCACCTATTTGCTGCAGCCTACCCAGGCCAACAAATACAAATTCCCATCGCTGCCCGATGAGGGCATCTCCGTCACGTTCGACCGGAAGCGTGCGCTGGCCAGGGAAGACATGAGCTTCATTAGCTGGGACCATCCCATGGCCACAGGCGCCATGGATCTGGTGCTCAGCGATGGTGCAGGAGCAGCCAGCTACGGCGTGCTTCGGGGCACAGGAGAGTCGGCCATTCTTTTGGAAGTGCTCTTTGTGCTGGAAACATCGGGTGGGAAAAACATCCATGTCGACCGCTTTCTGCCTGCCACTCCGCTTAGGGTAGTGGTTGACCATAGTGGTGAGGATGTAACCGACGACTACCCTACTGAACTGTTCGATCAGCAGCTGAGGCCCGGCCAAATTGACGACATGCTGGAAAATGATACGTTGGTAGATGTCATTCTCCCGAATATGCTCAAGGCCGCAACAGCCCTGGCGGAAGAGCTCCGGGCCGACGAAATCTTAAACGGCCTGCAGCAAATGAGGCTAACCATGGACCATGAAATCGGGCGACTGACGGCACTTCATGCCAAAAACGAGAATGTGAGGCCAGAGGAAATCGAGCTGGCCCTCGAAGAACGGGCCAAGCTTTCGTCGCTCATCAAAGATGCCCGCATCAGAATGGATGCTGTGCAGCTGGTGAGGGAGGGGGATTGA
- the glgP gene encoding alpha-glucan family phosphorylase encodes MSQYSKWYHPYKYDAKYKKKVAYFSMEFAIDQALKIYSGGLGFLAGSHMRSAYELKQNLVGVGILWQYGYYDQTRNMDQSLGAVWTEKNYSFLEDTGIIVDVPIFDNGSVKAKAYALKADTFGSAPIYLLSTDIPENDYLSRTITHRLYEDNELTRVAQSMVLGVGGYKVIEALGGADIYHLNEGHGLPAFTHMYAQAADKKKLKSKCVFTTHTPEKAGNEEHSLELLNKIGFFPTGWKQEEVDWITDKSGKVSYTVAALRLAKKANAVSKIHAKVSKEMWGTFKDTCEIIPITNSQNVSYWADKELNTALEKNNDKALIARKKEMKSELFKIVADQSGKLFDPDVLTIVWARRFAAYKRPDLLLKDFDRFRKLVTNTKRPVQIIWAGKPYPKDYGAIDIFNHLVRVSKEFANCTVLTGYELALSRSLKNGSDIWLNTPRKPREASGTSGMTASMNGSVNLSIQDGWIPEFGKHGVNSYLIPDGTDFNDHPKLDQEDFEGMYKILEKEILPTYYDKPEKWLEVMKNSMRDVVPYFSSHRMADEYYEKLYS; translated from the coding sequence ATGAGTCAATATAGTAAGTGGTATCACCCCTATAAATACGATGCTAAGTACAAGAAGAAGGTAGCCTACTTTAGCATGGAATTTGCCATTGACCAGGCACTGAAAATTTACTCCGGAGGCCTTGGGTTTCTGGCAGGCTCCCACATGCGCAGTGCTTATGAGCTTAAGCAGAACCTGGTTGGCGTTGGCATACTGTGGCAGTACGGCTACTACGACCAAACCCGCAACATGGATCAGTCGCTGGGCGCTGTGTGGACAGAGAAAAACTACAGCTTTCTGGAAGACACGGGTATCATTGTCGATGTTCCCATTTTCGACAATGGCAGTGTGAAGGCCAAGGCGTATGCCCTCAAGGCCGACACCTTTGGCAGTGCGCCCATCTATCTGCTGAGCACCGATATTCCAGAGAATGACTACCTGTCACGCACGATTACCCACAGGCTTTACGAAGACAACGAGCTGACAAGGGTTGCGCAAAGCATGGTGCTGGGCGTGGGTGGCTACAAGGTGATTGAAGCCCTGGGCGGTGCCGACATTTACCACCTCAACGAAGGCCACGGATTGCCAGCCTTTACTCACATGTATGCGCAGGCAGCCGATAAAAAGAAGCTGAAGAGCAAATGCGTATTCACCACGCATACACCGGAAAAAGCCGGCAATGAAGAACATTCCCTTGAGCTGCTGAACAAAATTGGCTTTTTCCCTACTGGCTGGAAGCAGGAAGAAGTAGATTGGATCACGGACAAATCGGGTAAAGTGAGCTACACGGTGGCTGCGTTGCGGCTGGCCAAAAAAGCCAATGCGGTGTCAAAAATCCACGCCAAGGTGTCGAAAGAAATGTGGGGCACATTTAAAGATACGTGTGAAATAATCCCCATTACCAACTCTCAAAATGTGAGCTACTGGGCCGACAAAGAGCTGAACACCGCCCTGGAGAAAAATAATGACAAGGCTTTGATAGCCAGAAAGAAGGAGATGAAAAGCGAGCTTTTCAAAATTGTGGCCGATCAGTCGGGAAAGCTGTTCGACCCTGACGTACTCACCATCGTGTGGGCCAGAAGGTTTGCTGCCTACAAAAGGCCCGACCTGCTGCTCAAAGACTTCGACAGGTTCCGAAAGCTGGTTACCAACACCAAAAGACCCGTGCAAATCATTTGGGCAGGCAAGCCCTACCCCAAAGACTACGGCGCCATCGACATCTTTAACCACCTCGTGAGGGTGTCCAAAGAGTTTGCCAATTGCACGGTGCTGACAGGCTATGAGCTGGCACTGAGCCGCTCACTGAAAAACGGCAGCGACATTTGGTTGAACACGCCCAGAAAGCCCAGAGAAGCTTCAGGCACCAGCGGCATGACAGCAAGCATGAATGGCAGCGTGAATTTATCGATTCAGGATGGCTGGATTCCGGAGTTTGGCAAGCACGGTGTCAACAGCTACCTGATTCCTGACGGCACCGACTTCAACGACCATCCAAAGCTGGACCAGGAGGACTTTGAGGGGATGTACAAGATCCTTGAAAAGGAGATTCTTCCTACTTACTACGACAAGCCCGAAAAGTGGCTGGAAGTGATGAAAAACAGTATGAGAGATGTGGTGCCGTATTTCAGCAGCCACAGAATGGCCGACGAGTATTACGAAAAACTTTACTCATAA
- a CDS encoding dihydrofolate reductase family protein produces the protein MRKIIYHVASTLDGYIAHKDGTTQGFLEEGEHVSDYLESLREYDTVIMGRHTYEYGYNFGLNPGQPAYPHMMHYIFSSSLNFAQPHEQVQVVSDNPIDFLQELKETVGSPIYLCGGGQFAGFLLGHKLIDEVKVKLNPVLFGEGIKLFEGSEETYHLRELNSIVYKGGVFLLNYEIDYL, from the coding sequence ATGCGAAAAATAATATACCACGTAGCCTCCACGCTCGACGGCTACATTGCCCACAAAGACGGCACCACTCAGGGTTTCCTTGAAGAAGGAGAACACGTTTCCGACTACCTGGAAAGCCTGAGGGAGTACGACACCGTGATCATGGGCAGGCACACTTACGAATATGGCTACAACTTCGGCCTGAATCCCGGGCAACCCGCCTACCCTCACATGATGCACTACATTTTCTCCAGTTCGCTGAATTTTGCGCAGCCACATGAGCAGGTGCAAGTGGTTAGCGATAACCCAATCGATTTTCTGCAGGAACTTAAGGAGACGGTTGGGTCGCCGATTTACCTCTGTGGTGGTGGGCAGTTTGCTGGTTTTCTGCTCGGCCACAAGCTCATAGATGAGGTTAAGGTCAAGCTGAATCCTGTGCTTTTTGGGGAGGGTATCAAGCTCTTCGAAGGCTCTGAGGAAACATACCACCTTCGTGAGTTGAATTCCATTGTATATAAGGGTGGCGTCTTTCTTTTGAACTATGAAATAGACTACCTGTAA
- a CDS encoding fatty acid desaturase family protein → MSQSIKFVSKEYDFFTTLNHRVNQYFKTKNISRNANTAMVFKTIAMFTLYFGPYAVIVAGSFSSLYVFYAMSAVMGFGLAGIGMSVMHDANHSAYSKKKWVNTLLGYSLNMVGGNAFNWKVQHNVLHHTFTNVDGTDEDIEPRGVLRFCPHTDWKPFHKFQFIYAWFFYGLLSFIWIVFKDFERLTRYKRAGQIEKQKTTELKEWSVLIFTKIAYYAYIIVIPMLVLPFAWWHVLIGFFVMHYIAGFILAVVFQLAHVVEGTEYPVPDETGNIYNTWAVHQLHTTANFAQHNRLLSWYVGGLNYQVEHHLFSNICHVHYHKLSKIVKETSEEFGHPYKSKRRLRDAVASHFKVLKALGKKDASPVLEAVFVP, encoded by the coding sequence ATGAGCCAATCCATTAAATTTGTGTCGAAGGAGTACGACTTTTTCACTACTCTGAATCACCGAGTCAATCAGTACTTCAAAACGAAAAACATTAGCCGCAATGCCAACACGGCCATGGTCTTCAAGACTATTGCCATGTTTACGCTGTATTTCGGTCCCTACGCAGTCATTGTAGCAGGCTCTTTTTCAAGCCTCTATGTGTTTTATGCCATGAGTGCCGTTATGGGGTTTGGCCTTGCGGGCATTGGCATGTCAGTGATGCACGATGCCAACCATAGTGCCTATTCAAAAAAGAAATGGGTAAATACGCTGCTCGGCTATTCCCTGAACATGGTGGGCGGCAATGCATTCAACTGGAAGGTGCAGCACAATGTGCTCCACCACACATTTACCAACGTTGACGGAACCGACGAAGACATTGAACCAAGAGGCGTGCTTCGTTTTTGTCCCCACACCGACTGGAAGCCCTTCCACAAGTTCCAGTTTATCTATGCGTGGTTTTTCTATGGCCTTCTGTCGTTTATCTGGATTGTGTTCAAAGACTTTGAGCGTCTCACCAGGTACAAAAGAGCCGGTCAGATCGAAAAACAAAAGACGACTGAGCTGAAGGAATGGTCAGTATTGATATTTACCAAAATTGCCTACTACGCCTACATCATCGTAATACCCATGTTGGTATTGCCTTTTGCGTGGTGGCATGTGTTGATAGGCTTCTTTGTGATGCACTACATCGCCGGCTTCATTCTGGCAGTAGTTTTTCAGCTGGCGCATGTGGTGGAGGGTACCGAATACCCCGTGCCTGATGAAACCGGTAATATCTACAATACCTGGGCTGTACACCAACTACACACCACTGCCAATTTTGCGCAGCACAACAGGTTACTCTCCTGGTATGTAGGAGGGCTGAACTATCAGGTGGAACACCACCTCTTCTCCAATATCTGCCATGTGCACTACCACAAACTTTCCAAGATCGTGAAAGAGACCTCGGAGGAGTTTGGGCATCCATATAAGTCGAAGCGCAGGCTTCGGGACGCAGTGGCGAGCCATTTCAAAGTACTGAAGGCACTCGGCAAAAAGGATGCATCACCCGTGCTTGAGGCTGTATTTGTGCCCTAA
- a CDS encoding redoxin domain-containing protein has product MNNRRYVSFLALIGLITGQLLSIGVLAQTIPTDLGNFSESLRKIELENYGGQPYSLSSFENQKLTLLILMAHDCPICQQYTGKFRELAQVEGLSVIGIAPSEGETKETAAAFAAKYKFGFPILLDSHQVVTHILKAKVTPEVFLFNRTGDLLYRGKIDNWFYELGKYRNVVTEHYLDDAIAAAFAGKAINPNKTEPIGCMLNMSMKHH; this is encoded by the coding sequence ATGAACAATCGGCGGTACGTAAGCTTCTTGGCCCTCATTGGGCTGATTACTGGTCAGCTACTGAGCATTGGTGTGCTGGCGCAAACTATTCCCACCGACCTTGGCAATTTCAGTGAGTCGCTCAGGAAAATTGAGTTAGAAAACTACGGCGGCCAGCCCTATTCGCTTTCTTCTTTCGAAAACCAAAAACTCACCCTTTTGATCCTAATGGCCCACGATTGCCCTATTTGCCAGCAGTACACAGGCAAGTTCAGGGAATTGGCGCAAGTAGAGGGACTTAGCGTGATAGGGATTGCTCCCAGCGAAGGAGAAACCAAAGAAACCGCTGCGGCTTTTGCTGCCAAATACAAATTCGGCTTCCCCATTCTGCTCGACAGCCACCAGGTGGTCACTCATATTCTGAAAGCCAAAGTAACTCCTGAAGTTTTTCTTTTCAACCGAACGGGCGACCTGCTCTACAGGGGCAAAATAGACAATTGGTTTTATGAGTTGGGCAAGTACCGAAACGTCGTCACCGAGCACTACCTCGACGATGCCATTGCCGCCGCTTTTGCCGGCAAAGCCATCAACCCAAACAAAACGGAACCTATTGGCTGCATGCTCAACATGAGTATGAAACACCACTAA
- a CDS encoding DUF2855 family protein, whose protein sequence is MAITNALDFVVKTDDLQQAKLVEKTYSDELSTNQVLLEIDKFSFTSNNITYGVVGEKMSYWKFFPTQSGYGIIPVWGLANVVISNHPDVQVGQRFYGYYPMSSHLLVTINSVSGKGFVDTTEHRQALPQVYNFYTNVEHDPTFTLETEELISIFRPLFVTSFLIDDHLAEQNFYKATYILITSASSKTAQALAYLLAHRKKENALNFKLVGLTSKRNIAFVRQLGWYDQTISYDEISHLNADEKFVVIDFAGNHNIQFQLQTLLGDKLAYNCLVGLVDWQNLEGETPLAQKGEFFFAPTHAEKRQKAWGLTGFQQNVEVAWQQFITSIQSVISINEYIGPEKLRQLYLDMLNGKVDPTHGNIVSLKDD, encoded by the coding sequence ATGGCAATTACCAATGCTTTAGACTTTGTAGTGAAAACTGATGATCTGCAACAAGCCAAGCTTGTAGAAAAAACCTATTCTGATGAACTATCAACAAATCAGGTTCTTTTAGAAATTGACAAGTTTTCATTTACCTCAAATAATATCACCTATGGTGTGGTAGGAGAGAAAATGAGCTATTGGAAATTTTTCCCAACTCAATCTGGCTACGGAATCATTCCAGTTTGGGGGCTGGCCAATGTTGTCATTTCTAACCATCCGGATGTGCAAGTAGGTCAGCGATTTTATGGATACTATCCCATGAGTTCTCACTTATTGGTCACCATTAATAGTGTTAGCGGTAAGGGTTTTGTGGATACTACTGAACACAGACAAGCGCTCCCACAAGTCTATAATTTTTATACCAATGTAGAACATGACCCAACGTTCACTCTGGAAACTGAAGAGTTGATTTCCATATTTCGCCCTTTGTTTGTCACTTCCTTTTTGATTGACGATCATTTAGCAGAACAGAATTTCTACAAGGCCACATATATACTCATTACAAGTGCCTCAAGCAAAACAGCGCAAGCTTTAGCCTACCTGTTAGCTCATCGAAAAAAAGAAAATGCCTTAAATTTCAAGCTGGTGGGACTTACTTCTAAAAGGAACATAGCATTTGTAAGGCAGTTGGGCTGGTATGATCAAACGATAAGTTATGATGAAATTTCTCATTTGAATGCCGACGAGAAATTCGTGGTAATAGACTTTGCAGGCAATCACAACATCCAATTCCAGCTACAAACGTTATTGGGCGATAAACTGGCTTATAATTGTCTTGTGGGGCTTGTTGATTGGCAAAATCTGGAAGGTGAAACCCCATTAGCCCAAAAGGGAGAATTTTTCTTTGCCCCTACGCATGCGGAAAAACGACAGAAAGCATGGGGGTTAACAGGATTTCAACAAAATGTTGAGGTAGCCTGGCAACAATTCATAACTTCTATTCAATCCGTCATTTCGATTAACGAATATATTGGACCGGAGAAATTGCGACAATTGTATTTGGACATGTTGAACGGGAAGGTTGATCCTACACATGGCAATATAGTTAGCTTGAAAGATGATTAA